A genomic segment from Microbulbifer elongatus encodes:
- a CDS encoding macro domain-containing protein gives MGKLQLICDDVLTLEADALVCPAHKHLTRGRGLSEQVFERAGEALVSECSQLPECPVGEARITIAPGLLVNHLIHTVTPQWSSGDQWGAEALVQLRRCYESVLGLAREHGLQRLLFPALGAGTNRFPHEIAAHQGLDVLNKARGDFELLTVCLHSQSALGTWQQVRERFS, from the coding sequence ATGGGAAAGCTGCAACTAATTTGTGATGATGTTCTCACTCTGGAGGCGGATGCGCTGGTGTGCCCGGCGCATAAACACCTGACTCGAGGGCGGGGGCTGTCGGAACAGGTCTTCGAGCGGGCCGGTGAGGCGCTGGTGAGTGAGTGCTCGCAGCTGCCGGAGTGCCCGGTGGGAGAGGCCCGGATCACCATCGCCCCGGGTCTATTGGTGAACCATTTGATTCACACGGTCACGCCCCAGTGGAGCAGCGGTGACCAGTGGGGAGCCGAGGCACTGGTGCAGCTGCGCCGGTGTTACGAGAGTGTGCTGGGACTCGCCCGTGAACACGGACTGCAGCGTCTGTTGTTTCCGGCTCTGGGTGCGGGCACCAATCGCTTCCCTCATGAAATCGCTGCTCACCAGGGGCTGGATGTGCTGAACAAAGCGCGGGGGGATTTCGAATTGCTGACCGTGTGCCTGCACAGCCAAAGCGCGCTCGGTACCTGGCAGCAGGTGCGGGAGCGTTTTAGCTAA
- a CDS encoding CC0125/CC1285 family lipoprotein produces the protein MTSIRKTFVTTKTVATVAAILVALSLSTGCASSGESPDYRAAKGAGYGYQERKIAEDRYRVSYKGRGNKRGDARDYAMLRAAELTLLEGYDWFVVVREDTQVDRGDMDPSAHGGFGASTSYRSGPAYVTTRECGLLTCTSRTRPTSTSYAASLHSGSHAQPSHRTSTEASLEIRMGRGVRPAGTSGSEEAIESYDALEVRDNLGRD, from the coding sequence ATGACCAGTATCCGTAAAACATTCGTCACTACTAAAACCGTCGCCACCGTTGCCGCCATCCTGGTCGCACTGTCACTGAGCACCGGCTGCGCGTCTTCCGGAGAGTCTCCGGATTACCGGGCGGCCAAGGGCGCGGGCTACGGCTACCAGGAGCGCAAGATCGCCGAAGACCGTTACCGGGTGAGTTACAAGGGCCGTGGCAACAAGCGCGGCGATGCCCGGGACTACGCCATGCTGCGCGCCGCCGAACTGACACTGCTCGAGGGTTACGACTGGTTTGTGGTGGTGCGCGAGGATACCCAGGTGGACCGGGGCGATATGGATCCCAGTGCCCACGGAGGATTTGGTGCCAGCACCAGCTATCGCAGTGGCCCCGCCTACGTGACTACCCGCGAATGTGGGCTGCTCACGTGCACCAGCCGCACACGCCCGACCTCCACAAGCTACGCCGCCAGCCTGCACAGCGGAAGCCATGCGCAGCCCAGCCATCGCACCAGCACCGAGGCCAGCCTGGAAATTCGCATGGGTCGCGGGGTGCGACCGGCGGGCACCAGCGGGAGCGAGGAAGCTATCGAGAGTTACGACGCGCTGGAAGTCCGCGATAACTTGGGCCGCGACTGA
- a CDS encoding anti-sigma factor gives MNEHRQTQPPAVTDEQLSAFLDGELPEPQMDEIRALLLEHESLADRLAQLAAVDQTVRQTYSAIDQRPMPDGITSLLEKERAGSAQVIAFPLWRRAQRQIHQQLQRHAGMAAAIALAIGLGAGWLLPTTANNEGQWQAVAAGLEQAPSGASLTLPDGRAITPRLTFRNQQGDYCRQFQLREANGGSENIACRNDGGQWQLTASVQLDAVQAPGSYQTATGGSLLDSALDAMAAETLAPAQEQKIIGKGWNKTGAEPSTR, from the coding sequence ATGAACGAGCACAGACAAACACAACCACCGGCGGTCACCGATGAACAGCTGAGTGCCTTTCTCGATGGAGAGCTGCCGGAACCGCAGATGGACGAGATCCGCGCGCTTTTGCTCGAGCACGAATCCCTCGCGGATCGCCTGGCGCAACTGGCGGCGGTAGACCAGACCGTGCGCCAGACCTACTCCGCCATCGACCAGCGACCCATGCCCGATGGGATCACCAGCTTGCTGGAAAAAGAGCGAGCCGGCAGCGCGCAGGTCATCGCTTTTCCCCTGTGGCGGCGGGCCCAGCGACAGATACACCAGCAACTGCAACGCCACGCGGGTATGGCCGCCGCCATTGCCCTGGCCATCGGCCTCGGTGCTGGCTGGCTGCTGCCGACTACCGCCAACAACGAAGGGCAGTGGCAGGCCGTCGCTGCCGGCCTGGAACAGGCTCCCAGCGGCGCCAGCCTGACACTGCCGGACGGCCGCGCCATCACCCCGCGCCTGACCTTCCGCAATCAGCAGGGGGACTACTGCCGCCAGTTCCAGCTGCGCGAAGCAAACGGAGGCTCGGAGAATATTGCCTGTCGCAACGACGGCGGCCAGTGGCAGCTGACGGCCTCGGTACAGCTGGATGCGGTGCAGGCCCCCGGCAGTTACCAGACCGCCACCGGCGGCTCGCTGCTGGACAGCGCACTGGATGCGATGGCCGCAGAAACCCTGGCGCCGGCACAGGAACAAAAAATAATTGGAAAAGGCTGGAATAAAACCGGAGCCGAGCCGTCAACCCGGTAA
- a CDS encoding RNA polymerase sigma factor, with amino-acid sequence MIMQDELTSQLPELLPGLRRFAFSLTGSMADADDLLQSTVERLLDRRVPEDVALAKWAFRVCRNLWIDEYRARKVRQQAAEQPELSEGQIVDGERAVAGEMELERVNRAMHQLPDEQRSILSLVALQGLSYKDVAATLEIPIGTVMSRLARARAALCDALNTPPHKQARTAH; translated from the coding sequence ATGATCATGCAAGACGAGTTGACGTCACAGCTGCCAGAGCTACTCCCCGGGCTCAGGCGCTTTGCGTTTTCCCTCACCGGATCCATGGCGGATGCCGACGACCTGCTGCAGAGCACCGTAGAGCGGTTGCTGGACCGCAGGGTTCCGGAGGATGTGGCGCTGGCGAAATGGGCCTTCCGGGTATGCCGCAACCTGTGGATCGATGAATACCGGGCGCGCAAGGTGCGCCAACAGGCAGCAGAGCAGCCGGAGCTGAGTGAGGGCCAGATTGTGGACGGCGAGCGCGCGGTGGCCGGGGAAATGGAACTGGAGCGGGTCAACCGCGCCATGCACCAGCTGCCGGATGAGCAGCGCTCGATTCTGTCTCTGGTGGCGCTGCAGGGGCTGTCCTACAAGGATGTGGCCGCCACCCTGGAGATACCCATCGGCACCGTAATGAGTCGTCTGGCGCGGGCCCGCGCCGCCCTCTGCGATGCCCTGAACACGCCGCCACACAAACAGGCAAGAACCGCCCACTGA
- a CDS encoding S8 family serine peptidase, which yields MKTPLKKPTTHPLRTGMTALALLLALPMAASAQLVNLDPVVDAVGPAISDGISESERLTRDLERRAAQAARRAERRAQQQARQLSDAAQQVTGAATDTLRRIPVLNGGGAVALVEVEVAPGEWAVERQWLAMLDTGELALLQKLDIEILEQTDYTRLGLSLLRFRVPAAMDSRGALSRHLPASLVERFDRNHIFRPQKAPESSVGSDVPAAVSSICDAPVSIGMVDTAIQLDHPAFRDHRIEQRSFVDPSLPQPDAHGTAVAGVLIGAAPAGLSRLPKATLYNASVFYPRDQFAQGATMMHLVGALDWLLSVDVQVINMSLSGPSNRVLETALKRVLAQGKIVVAAAGNGGPAAPPLYPAAYPGVISATAVDEQMNVYRWANRGDYVDFAAHGVQVMTARSGSRFGRESGTSIAAPIVSAFAACEQAANPGLAIDQKAATKTSSAVMEKLAARASDLGEPGRDPVFGYGFLD from the coding sequence ATGAAAACGCCACTGAAGAAACCCACCACACATCCACTGCGCACCGGTATGACTGCGCTGGCACTGCTGCTTGCCCTGCCGATGGCGGCGAGCGCGCAGCTCGTCAATCTGGATCCGGTGGTGGACGCCGTGGGACCGGCCATCTCTGACGGCATCAGCGAAAGCGAGCGGCTGACCCGGGACCTGGAGCGTCGTGCAGCGCAAGCGGCGCGGCGGGCCGAGCGCCGGGCACAACAGCAGGCTCGGCAGTTATCGGACGCCGCGCAACAGGTTACCGGCGCAGCCACAGATACCCTGCGCCGGATCCCGGTGCTGAATGGCGGAGGTGCCGTGGCGCTGGTGGAGGTCGAGGTGGCGCCGGGGGAGTGGGCGGTGGAGCGCCAGTGGCTGGCGATGCTGGATACTGGGGAACTGGCCCTGCTGCAGAAGCTGGATATCGAGATTCTGGAGCAGACCGATTACACCCGGCTGGGTCTCAGCCTGCTGCGCTTTCGCGTGCCGGCGGCCATGGACTCCCGGGGCGCCCTGTCCAGGCACCTGCCGGCGTCTCTGGTGGAGCGCTTCGACCGCAACCATATTTTCCGGCCGCAGAAGGCCCCTGAGTCCTCCGTTGGGAGTGACGTACCGGCGGCGGTTTCCAGCATCTGCGACGCGCCCGTGTCTATCGGTATGGTGGATACCGCGATTCAACTGGATCACCCTGCGTTTCGCGACCACCGTATCGAGCAACGGTCGTTTGTGGATCCCTCTTTGCCACAACCGGATGCCCACGGCACCGCAGTGGCCGGTGTACTGATCGGCGCCGCACCAGCGGGCCTGTCGCGGCTGCCCAAAGCGACCCTGTACAACGCTTCGGTATTCTACCCGCGGGACCAGTTCGCCCAGGGCGCCACCATGATGCATTTGGTCGGCGCACTCGACTGGTTGCTGTCGGTGGATGTACAGGTCATCAATATGAGCCTGAGCGGTCCCAGCAACCGGGTACTGGAAACGGCACTGAAGCGGGTACTGGCGCAGGGGAAAATCGTGGTGGCCGCCGCGGGCAATGGCGGCCCGGCGGCGCCACCGCTGTATCCCGCGGCCTACCCGGGAGTGATTTCCGCCACGGCGGTGGATGAGCAGATGAATGTATACCGCTGGGCCAACCGCGGGGACTATGTGGACTTTGCCGCGCACGGCGTGCAGGTAATGACCGCGCGCAGCGGCAGCCGCTTTGGTCGCGAGAGTGGCACTTCCATTGCCGCACCGATCGTGTCCGCCTTTGCCGCCTGTGAACAGGCGGCCAACCCGGGCCTCGCAATCGACCAGAAGGCAGCGACAAAAACAAGCAGTGCAGTAATGGAAAAGCTGGCCGCACGGGCCAGCGATCTGGGGGAGCCGGGCCGCGACCCGGTGTTTGGTTACGGCTTTCTCGATTAA
- a CDS encoding glutathione S-transferase family protein, producing the protein MKLFGSLTSPFVRHCRLALMQSGLDWEMVELDIHSSQNPDTPTMRVPFLEDGEVKLTDSTSIVQYVREKSGGAFISSAQDMDRYCLANTLLDTAINLFLLERSGLDISENVYTCRQKKRVERILSELDSAALPGAGKMSDADYRVAVGVAWGVFRQRFSIENCKNLQQLLTIAGDDAAFVKTAPPAA; encoded by the coding sequence ATGAAACTATTTGGCAGCCTGACTTCCCCCTTCGTGCGCCACTGCCGCCTGGCACTGATGCAATCCGGCCTGGACTGGGAAATGGTGGAGCTGGATATCCACAGCAGCCAAAACCCGGATACCCCCACCATGCGCGTCCCCTTTCTGGAAGACGGCGAGGTAAAACTGACGGATTCCACCTCTATCGTTCAATACGTGCGTGAGAAATCCGGAGGGGCCTTTATTTCAAGTGCACAGGATATGGACCGCTACTGCCTTGCCAACACGCTATTGGATACGGCAATCAACCTGTTCCTACTTGAGCGCAGTGGACTGGATATTTCGGAGAACGTTTACACGTGCCGCCAGAAGAAACGGGTAGAGCGGATTCTGAGTGAGCTGGATTCAGCGGCACTGCCAGGGGCGGGGAAAATGAGCGATGCGGATTATCGCGTGGCCGTGGGCGTGGCCTGGGGTGTGTTCCGACAGCGTTTCTCCATAGAAAACTGTAAGAATCTGCAGCAGCTACTGACCATTGCCGGTGACGATGCTGCCTTTGTCAAGACCGCTCCCCCTGCCGCCTGA
- a CDS encoding helix-turn-helix transcriptional regulator, whose protein sequence is MASDGLQFLLESISQMIRADHGYWLSAVCLEHLNPERDYMLGWRPGPAYFYRELPSDRQLHKHYTREVTSGKYEVDESTLNHIRQAGQFRGTLMRDHVSAAFYDTAHYHEFYRDKRVADTLFVVAPSGGDAESYYCFNRMDGEPPFARADLLLAMEVLRPLGWFHRKLLLAHGLLVAENPLTPSEKKVLHWLLTDLTEKEISSRLNLKPDTTHKHVMNIYRKFNVTSRAALMALWLGHNG, encoded by the coding sequence TTGGCCAGTGATGGTCTGCAGTTTCTGCTGGAATCGATCAGCCAGATGATCCGTGCCGACCACGGTTATTGGCTTAGCGCCGTATGCCTCGAACATCTCAATCCCGAGCGGGACTATATGCTCGGCTGGCGGCCGGGTCCGGCGTATTTCTATCGGGAGCTCCCCTCTGATCGCCAGCTGCACAAGCACTACACCAGAGAGGTGACATCGGGGAAATATGAAGTGGATGAGAGTACCCTCAATCACATTCGCCAGGCGGGTCAGTTTCGCGGCACACTGATGCGTGATCACGTATCTGCAGCCTTCTACGACACCGCACACTACCACGAATTTTATCGGGACAAGCGAGTGGCCGATACGCTGTTTGTGGTGGCGCCTTCTGGCGGGGATGCGGAATCCTATTACTGTTTCAACCGCATGGATGGCGAGCCACCTTTTGCCAGGGCGGACTTGCTCCTGGCGATGGAAGTACTGCGCCCCCTCGGCTGGTTCCATCGCAAGCTACTCCTGGCCCACGGCCTGTTGGTAGCAGAAAACCCCCTGACTCCCTCGGAAAAGAAAGTGCTGCACTGGCTCCTTACCGACCTGACGGAAAAAGAGATTTCCTCCAGACTCAACCTGAAGCCAGACACCACCCACAAGCACGTAATGAATATCTACCGCAAATTCAATGTCACAAGCCGTGCAGCACTAATGGCCCTGTGGCTGGGACATAACGGCTGA
- a CDS encoding Lcl domain-containing protein has translation MFIRNCLVLLLLVLTLTACDRGLNLDSRRYLPPPTSDSSPETPDDGEEDEDEQSEDGDQQENPGEDQKEDPIEEDTPPSQPANLIKLAASGAPLQIQTETWSDTGSEEEGSQWSCIEDRESGLVWEVKRPGSGHPHSADSSFSWFEPESDTTSSANGQGQCYLDGALTSGADCNSRAFADRVRAEGLCGRSNWRVPSADELHTLVEQHAAEQYRHTGNGVFPSIEAKGGTPYWSADGADAQTAWALDFTSGEAVATPPSTALNLRLVSSDQAPQENTLQQYCEEFEHPELLPDVLCNGDAAWEISCDDASCSAVNYSASVDLKFECAYRDSPELGPVMRCRAYRASSGEFLYEICPAPYDCLIPPEDPQDLDPVDPEEPTAPGPAHLVKLGADGLSLAVQNLAWSDSGSETVSNQWSCVLDIESGLIWEVKRPTLAGIHYAGNRYSWHDPLSTTLNKANGLGQCQLEEGPTSGAPCNTQAFVERVRTANLCGLSNWRVPSIEELITLVAEESEASAYHIAASHFPGLNGGAGVPYWSANGGDRRYALAMDFSSGEAVLREPFEGLNLRLVSGNQSPTAIPQHFGVAPEHMALAPLLGRKKLDITLTGEDPDGDSLIFTLASEPQHGDLQGDAPDLQYILDEDFIGEDSFTFTVSDGTKTSQTATVRIGVAPTVSPNPAAPTPVSLSQLSPEAPLPLLLEDDTSDDDKVEGYLKVSVPGNTDILQDVRYLLAMQNTRSPQSSHYTFDVFTTADFSGSPLTQVTASDGAYFEAANHRDETLYVRIRANTDEAAPVYFELTGSSTSEQNRLAHYCEDYPHPELVPYNLCNWESGWEIGCDDERCIAVNSAPSVDLKYECDYRDGDYFENVMRCQAFQVSTGEFSHEICPSPHLCTRIKLSDPPDIDPGDTIPVTDPIEIEFNTPGIVVEVPTTPAYGVDLSRQLFRDAVRSDASQQILGDFLETLRTSLIEDASEDSTVVPWRDYVLALVDSGAPVSDIMETFVEDAGNGNQEAGASLFAALNELLLSLTAKEQSELSNDEVWLLTIAMAHINDRRELLVTNAEDRVDAYFAEKSDCFGLHCVYVSKGFPQVLSDAIASTDADLIAAGALGGVAVAGGVGTYFTLTSSVVLSTAMVHTAATAAKAGVTVSAFISGSASVAALPAVLVTVGIVCTVVSVSNLIEAGENEAAYNAFIQDNNARFEDLSEFTGGEHSEEVRAEIINAAFRILDGMYH, from the coding sequence ATGTTCATTCGCAATTGCCTTGTTCTACTCCTGCTGGTTCTGACGCTCACTGCCTGCGATCGCGGGCTGAACCTCGATAGCCGCCGGTACCTGCCTCCACCGACATCCGACTCCTCTCCGGAAACACCAGACGATGGTGAAGAAGACGAAGACGAACAGAGCGAAGACGGCGATCAGCAAGAAAACCCAGGAGAAGATCAGAAAGAGGATCCGATCGAGGAGGATACCCCGCCTTCCCAGCCTGCGAACCTGATCAAGCTCGCGGCGAGTGGCGCGCCCTTACAAATCCAGACCGAAACCTGGAGTGATACCGGCAGTGAAGAGGAAGGCTCCCAGTGGTCCTGCATTGAAGACCGCGAAAGCGGGCTGGTGTGGGAGGTAAAGCGCCCGGGTTCCGGCCATCCGCATTCCGCCGACAGCAGTTTCAGCTGGTTCGAACCGGAAAGTGATACAACCAGCAGTGCCAACGGCCAGGGACAGTGCTACCTCGACGGGGCGCTTACCAGTGGTGCCGACTGCAACAGCCGCGCATTCGCAGATCGCGTTCGCGCGGAGGGTCTGTGTGGCCGCAGTAACTGGCGGGTTCCCAGTGCGGATGAACTGCACACGCTGGTGGAGCAGCATGCTGCAGAGCAATACCGCCACACAGGTAATGGGGTATTCCCCAGTATTGAGGCCAAAGGGGGCACGCCCTATTGGAGCGCCGACGGCGCCGACGCACAGACCGCCTGGGCGCTGGACTTCACCAGTGGCGAGGCCGTGGCGACACCCCCATCCACCGCATTGAACCTGCGGCTGGTCAGTTCTGATCAGGCGCCCCAGGAAAACACCCTGCAACAATACTGCGAGGAATTCGAGCACCCTGAGCTTTTGCCCGATGTACTGTGCAATGGGGATGCGGCGTGGGAAATCAGTTGCGACGACGCGTCCTGCAGCGCGGTCAATTACTCGGCGTCGGTAGATCTCAAGTTCGAGTGCGCCTATCGAGACTCGCCAGAACTCGGCCCGGTTATGCGCTGCCGCGCCTACCGGGCTTCCTCCGGTGAATTTCTGTATGAGATATGCCCGGCTCCCTATGACTGCCTGATCCCTCCTGAAGACCCGCAGGACCTCGATCCCGTCGACCCAGAAGAACCCACAGCTCCGGGACCGGCACACCTGGTGAAGCTTGGCGCCGACGGTTTATCGCTGGCAGTACAGAACCTCGCCTGGAGTGACTCGGGCAGCGAAACGGTAAGCAATCAGTGGTCCTGCGTTCTCGACATCGAGAGCGGACTCATTTGGGAGGTAAAACGCCCCACACTGGCAGGTATTCACTACGCGGGAAACCGCTATAGCTGGCACGATCCACTCAGTACCACACTGAACAAGGCCAACGGTCTTGGGCAGTGCCAACTGGAGGAAGGGCCAACCAGCGGCGCCCCATGCAATACACAGGCATTCGTCGAGCGCGTGCGCACCGCCAACCTGTGCGGCCTGAGCAACTGGCGGGTCCCCAGTATCGAAGAGCTCATCACTCTGGTCGCCGAGGAATCTGAGGCCAGCGCTTACCACATTGCCGCGAGCCATTTCCCCGGCCTTAACGGTGGCGCCGGTGTGCCCTACTGGAGCGCCAATGGTGGTGACCGGCGGTACGCGTTGGCGATGGATTTCTCCAGTGGCGAGGCAGTGCTGCGGGAACCCTTCGAGGGGCTGAATCTGCGCCTGGTAAGTGGTAATCAGTCTCCGACCGCGATACCACAACACTTTGGTGTTGCCCCGGAGCACATGGCACTTGCACCGCTTCTGGGGCGAAAAAAACTGGATATCACGCTCACCGGTGAAGACCCCGACGGCGACAGCCTCATCTTCACACTGGCCTCAGAGCCACAACATGGGGATCTCCAGGGCGACGCACCCGATCTACAGTACATCCTCGACGAAGACTTTATCGGCGAAGACAGCTTCACGTTTACCGTAAGCGACGGCACCAAAACGTCACAAACCGCCACGGTGCGTATTGGCGTGGCGCCAACGGTAAGCCCAAATCCGGCAGCACCTACGCCGGTTTCCCTCAGTCAGCTGAGTCCGGAGGCGCCACTGCCCCTGTTGCTCGAAGACGATACCAGCGACGACGATAAGGTCGAGGGCTACCTGAAAGTCAGCGTGCCCGGCAATACGGATATTCTGCAGGATGTCCGTTACCTCCTCGCCATGCAAAACACGCGCTCGCCCCAATCAAGTCACTACACCTTCGACGTGTTCACCACTGCGGATTTTTCCGGCTCCCCCCTGACACAGGTTACCGCCAGTGACGGAGCCTATTTCGAGGCCGCCAATCACCGGGACGAAACACTGTATGTGCGTATTCGCGCAAATACCGATGAGGCCGCACCGGTGTATTTTGAACTGACGGGCAGTAGTACTTCCGAGCAAAACCGGCTCGCACACTATTGCGAGGATTACCCCCACCCTGAGCTGGTACCTTACAACCTGTGTAACTGGGAATCCGGCTGGGAGATCGGTTGCGACGACGAGCGCTGTATCGCCGTAAACTCGGCACCTTCGGTGGATTTGAAGTACGAGTGCGACTACCGCGACGGCGACTACTTTGAAAATGTCATGCGCTGCCAGGCGTTCCAGGTATCGACCGGTGAGTTTTCCCATGAAATCTGCCCGTCACCGCATCTGTGCACGCGGATTAAACTTTCCGACCCCCCGGATATCGATCCGGGGGACACCATCCCAGTGACCGATCCCATCGAGATCGAATTCAACACGCCGGGGATAGTGGTGGAAGTACCCACCACCCCGGCCTATGGTGTCGACCTGAGCCGGCAGCTGTTTCGGGATGCTGTGCGCAGCGATGCCAGCCAGCAGATTCTCGGGGATTTTCTCGAGACCCTGCGCACATCGCTGATTGAAGATGCCAGCGAGGACTCCACGGTTGTACCCTGGCGCGACTATGTATTGGCGCTGGTGGATTCCGGCGCACCGGTCAGCGACATTATGGAAACGTTTGTCGAGGATGCTGGCAACGGCAACCAGGAAGCCGGAGCCTCGCTTTTTGCCGCGCTGAATGAACTGCTGCTGTCGCTGACCGCGAAAGAGCAAAGCGAACTGAGCAACGACGAAGTCTGGCTGCTGACTATTGCCATGGCGCACATCAATGATCGCCGCGAACTTCTGGTAACCAACGCAGAGGATCGTGTAGATGCCTATTTCGCCGAAAAAAGTGATTGTTTCGGCCTGCACTGCGTCTACGTATCCAAAGGGTTCCCCCAGGTTCTTTCAGACGCCATCGCCAGTACCGACGCGGACCTGATCGCCGCGGGCGCCCTCGGCGGTGTCGCCGTAGCCGGTGGGGTGGGAACCTATTTCACCCTGACCTCCAGTGTGGTGCTTTCCACCGCCATGGTGCATACCGCGGCTACCGCGGCCAAAGCGGGGGTGACGGTGTCTGCCTTTATCTCGGGCAGTGCCAGTGTCGCCGCGCTTCCAGCGGTGCTGGTCACGGTCGGTATTGTGTGTACCGTGGTCTCGGTATCCAATCTGATTGAGGCGGGAGAAAATGAAGCGGCGTATAACGCATTTATTCAGGACAATAACGCACGCTTTGAGGATCTCAGCGAATTTACCGGTGGAGAGCACAGTGAAGAGGTGCGTGCGGAAATCATCAACGCCGCCTTCCGCATACTGGACGGCATGTATCACTAA
- the typA gene encoding translational GTPase TypA, translating into MIDNLRNIAIIAHVDHGKTTLVDKLLQQSGTLDRRSADSERVMDSNDQEKERGITILAKNTAINWNDYRINIVDTPGHADFGGEVERVLSMVDSVLLLVDAVDGPMPQTRFVTSKAFEQGLNPIVVINKIDRPGARPDWVMDQVFDLFDSLGATEEQLDFPVIYASALNGIAGLDETDMADDMTPLFQMIVDKVEPPKVDQDGPFQMQISALDYNSYVGVIGVGRIKRGTLKPNQQVVVLDREGNSRKAKVLQVMGYLGLERVEVDQASAGDIVCITGVGELNISDTLCHPEHPETLPALTVDEPTVSMTFQVNDSPFAGQDGKFVTSRNIKERLDQELIHNVALRVEQGDSPDKFKVSGRGELHLSVLIETMRREGFELGVSRPEVVQKEVDGEIQEPYEQVVIDVEDQHQGSIMEELGLRKAELTNMEPDGKGRVRLTFVVPSRGMIGFRNQFLTLTSGSGIMTSIFDHYGPVKEGDVTSRINGVLVSMVKGKTLAYALYALQDRGRLFLGHGEEIYEGQIVGLHSRDNDLVVNPTKAKQLTNVRAAGTDEALTLTPPVRHTLEQALEFIEDDELVEVTPNHIRLRKKILQENMRKRAKK; encoded by the coding sequence GTGATAGACAATCTTCGCAATATCGCGATCATCGCCCACGTTGACCACGGCAAGACCACCCTGGTGGACAAGCTGCTGCAGCAGTCCGGCACCCTCGACCGCCGCAGCGCCGACTCCGAGCGCGTGATGGACTCCAACGACCAGGAGAAAGAGCGCGGTATCACCATCCTCGCCAAGAACACGGCGATCAACTGGAACGACTACCGCATCAACATCGTGGATACCCCCGGGCACGCCGACTTCGGCGGCGAGGTAGAGCGGGTACTGTCCATGGTGGACTCGGTACTGCTGTTGGTCGACGCGGTGGACGGCCCCATGCCGCAGACCCGCTTTGTGACCTCCAAGGCCTTCGAGCAGGGCCTGAACCCGATCGTGGTGATCAACAAGATCGACCGCCCGGGCGCCCGTCCCGACTGGGTAATGGACCAGGTATTTGACCTGTTCGACAGCCTCGGTGCCACCGAAGAGCAGCTGGACTTCCCGGTGATCTACGCCTCCGCCCTGAACGGCATCGCCGGTCTCGACGAGACCGATATGGCGGACGACATGACCCCGCTGTTCCAGATGATCGTCGACAAGGTTGAGCCCCCCAAGGTGGACCAGGACGGCCCCTTCCAGATGCAGATCTCCGCACTGGACTACAACAGCTACGTCGGTGTTATCGGCGTAGGCCGCATCAAGCGCGGCACCCTGAAACCGAACCAGCAGGTGGTGGTACTGGACCGGGAAGGTAACTCCCGCAAGGCCAAGGTGCTGCAGGTCATGGGTTACCTGGGTCTCGAGCGGGTCGAGGTGGACCAGGCCAGCGCCGGTGACATCGTATGCATTACCGGTGTGGGCGAACTGAATATTTCCGACACCCTGTGTCACCCGGAACACCCCGAGACGCTGCCGGCACTGACCGTCGACGAACCCACCGTGAGCATGACCTTTCAGGTGAACGACTCCCCGTTTGCCGGCCAGGACGGCAAGTTCGTCACCAGCCGCAATATCAAGGAGCGCCTGGATCAGGAGCTGATCCACAACGTGGCGCTGCGTGTGGAGCAGGGCGATTCCCCGGACAAATTCAAGGTATCCGGCCGCGGTGAACTGCACCTGTCGGTTCTGATTGAAACCATGCGTCGCGAAGGCTTCGAACTGGGTGTTTCCCGCCCGGAAGTGGTACAGAAAGAGGTGGACGGAGAAATCCAGGAACCTTACGAGCAGGTGGTGATCGACGTGGAAGATCAGCACCAGGGTTCCATCATGGAAGAGCTGGGCCTACGCAAGGCCGAACTCACCAATATGGAACCGGACGGCAAGGGCCGCGTGCGCCTGACCTTCGTGGTGCCGTCCCGCGGTATGATCGGCTTCCGCAACCAGTTCCTGACCCTGACCAGCGGTTCCGGCATCATGACCAGTATCTTCGACCATTACGGTCCGGTGAAGGAAGGCGATGTCACCAGCCGCATCAACGGGGTGCTTGTGAGCATGGTGAAGGGGAAAACCCTGGCCTACGCCCTCTATGCACTGCAGGACCGCGGCCGCCTGTTCCTGGGCCACGGTGAAGAAATCTACGAAGGCCAGATCGTCGGTCTCCACTCCCGCGACAACGACCTGGTGGTAAACCCCACCAAGGCCAAGCAGCTCACCAACGTGCGCGCCGCCGGTACCGACGAAGCCCTGACCCTGACCCCGCCGGTGCGCCACACCCTGGAGCAGGCCCTGGAGTTTATCGAAGACGACGAACTGGTGGAGGTCACTCCCAACCATATTCGTCTGCGCAAGAAAATCCTGCAGGAAAATATGCGCAAGCGCGCGAAGAAGTAA